One Owenweeksia hongkongensis DSM 17368 genomic region harbors:
- a CDS encoding T9SS type A sorting domain-containing protein gives MKKLLFLLFVSFMAVSLHAQTSHTIAAVGVEYTPDTVIVNLGDTIIFDVGSTHPTTEVDLTTYNSNGSSALPGGFSFPSGQGLFVASTLGAKYYICDNHISQGMKGMIMVNPTVGVSEVHLGSHTLYPNPVESELHINLSAPQDVFVYSLDGKVVKRFENVTETINVTELNAGTYILVLGEGENIERIRFMKK, from the coding sequence ATGAAAAAATTACTATTCTTACTATTTGTCAGTTTTATGGCTGTAAGCCTACATGCCCAAACTTCTCACACTATTGCAGCCGTAGGTGTAGAGTACACTCCTGACACCGTTATTGTAAACTTGGGTGACACTATAATTTTTGATGTAGGAAGTACTCACCCTACTACCGAAGTTGATCTTACCACCTACAACTCAAACGGCAGCTCAGCTCTTCCCGGAGGCTTTTCATTTCCAAGTGGGCAGGGTTTATTTGTAGCTTCCACCCTTGGAGCAAAATATTACATCTGTGATAACCATATATCTCAAGGTATGAAAGGAATGATAATGGTAAACCCAACTGTTGGCGTTTCTGAAGTCCACTTAGGAAGTCATACTTTGTACCCAAATCCTGTAGAAAGTGAGCTTCACATTAATCTTTCAGCGCCACAAGATGTTTTTGTTTATAGCCTTGATGGCAAAGTAGTAAAGCGCTTTGAGAATGTAACTGAAACTATAAATGTAACCGAGCTCAATGCCGGCACATACATTTTAGTGCTAGGAGAAGGTGAAAACATTGAACGAATTCGCTTTATGAAGAAATAG
- a CDS encoding S9 family peptidase produces the protein MKNILAPALAACAFTLSAQQVMTPELLWDLSRVSLETVSPDGKNFIYGVSQYNTEDNSSNRDLYLMGTDGKSKKQLTDMEGSEYGATYLMDGKKIGFSHKGQFHIMNADGTERKQLTNIEGGISNINAYDLPDGRIALVFSKSVKLEKTTADLYPDYTKAEAVVIDNLMYRHWDSWSDADYNHVCIAYANEGDENITEHQDLMEGEKFDAPVNPFGGGESYSLSPDGKSVVYEAKKLSGKDWAQSTNSELYMVDLSTGKTTNITEGMEGYDKEPKFSPDGSKLAWMSMKTPGYESDVNDIIIMNVATGEKTHLLQATNKYDEMTFQSFAWKDNNNIFAGVPTNGSNHVYQITYSSKGVDYKKVTKGDFNYNHFEIAGRSLIVDRQDMNHATEVYNVSLKKGEAKQLTHENDEIYSTLSTSKVEKRMVKTSDGKDMLTWVIYPPDFDPNKKYPTLLYCQGGPQSQVSQFYSFRWNFQLMAANGYIVVAPNRRGLPGFGKEWNEEISGDWGGQAMKDYLAAIDDVSKESYVDESKLGAVGASYGGYSVYYLAGNHDKRFSAFISHCGLFDLENWYLTTEELFFANQDLGGPFWMPENKETYSKFDPKDYVQNWDTPILVIHGGKDFRVPEAQGMAAFQAAQLRGVPSKFLYFPNEGHWVLNPQNGLIWHDQFFGWLDQWLKD, from the coding sequence ATGAAAAATATATTAGCTCCAGCATTAGCAGCGTGCGCATTCACACTTAGTGCGCAGCAAGTAATGACGCCTGAATTACTTTGGGATTTAAGCCGAGTAAGTTTAGAAACCGTTTCGCCTGACGGAAAAAATTTCATCTATGGTGTATCTCAATACAACACCGAAGACAATTCATCCAACCGTGACCTATATCTTATGGGCACAGATGGTAAAAGCAAAAAGCAGCTTACTGATATGGAGGGCTCAGAATATGGAGCTACCTACCTCATGGACGGAAAAAAAATTGGCTTTTCTCACAAAGGTCAGTTTCATATAATGAATGCTGATGGCACCGAGCGCAAGCAATTGACCAATATAGAAGGTGGGATTTCTAACATCAATGCTTATGATTTACCTGACGGGCGAATTGCATTGGTTTTCTCCAAAAGTGTAAAGCTTGAAAAAACCACGGCAGACCTATACCCTGATTACACCAAGGCCGAAGCTGTGGTAATTGACAACTTGATGTATCGCCATTGGGACAGTTGGAGCGATGCGGACTATAACCATGTGTGCATAGCTTATGCTAACGAAGGAGATGAAAACATTACAGAGCATCAAGATCTAATGGAAGGAGAAAAGTTTGACGCTCCTGTAAATCCTTTTGGAGGAGGTGAATCTTACTCACTTAGCCCTGACGGAAAATCGGTGGTGTATGAAGCCAAAAAATTGAGCGGTAAAGATTGGGCACAAAGCACCAACTCCGAACTCTATATGGTAGATTTATCTACAGGCAAAACCACCAACATCACCGAGGGTATGGAAGGCTATGACAAAGAACCCAAGTTTTCGCCTGATGGTAGCAAGCTTGCCTGGATGAGCATGAAAACCCCGGGTTATGAAAGTGATGTGAATGATATTATCATTATGAACGTAGCTACTGGCGAGAAAACCCATTTGCTACAAGCTACCAACAAATATGACGAGATGACTTTCCAGAGCTTTGCGTGGAAGGACAATAACAACATTTTTGCAGGTGTACCTACCAATGGCAGCAATCACGTTTATCAAATCACTTACTCATCAAAAGGTGTAGACTATAAGAAAGTTACTAAAGGAGACTTCAACTACAACCACTTCGAAATTGCAGGAAGATCACTGATAGTAGACCGTCAGGATATGAACCATGCAACGGAAGTGTATAATGTTTCCCTGAAAAAAGGAGAGGCCAAACAGCTTACTCATGAAAATGATGAAATCTACAGCACACTTTCTACAAGTAAAGTAGAAAAGAGAATGGTAAAAACGAGTGACGGAAAAGACATGCTGACTTGGGTAATTTACCCCCCGGATTTTGATCCAAACAAAAAATACCCAACACTACTTTACTGCCAGGGTGGACCACAATCTCAGGTTTCACAGTTTTACAGCTTCCGCTGGAACTTTCAATTGATGGCCGCAAATGGTTATATTGTAGTAGCTCCAAACCGAAGAGGACTTCCTGGTTTTGGTAAAGAATGGAACGAGGAAATTTCTGGTGACTGGGGCGGCCAAGCCATGAAAGATTACTTAGCTGCTATTGATGATGTGAGCAAAGAAAGTTATGTAGACGAAAGCAAGCTTGGAGCCGTGGGTGCTAGCTATGGTGGATATTCTGTGTACTACCTTGCCGGAAATCACGACAAGAGATTCAGCGCATTTATTTCACACTGCGGACTTTTTGATTTAGAAAACTGGTACCTAACTACCGAAGAACTTTTTTTCGCAAATCAGGATTTAGGCGGACCATTCTGGATGCCTGAAAACAAAGAAACTTACTCCAAGTTTGACCCAAAAGATTATGTTCAAAATTGGGACACTCCTATTTTGGTAATTCATGGTGGTAAAGATTTTAGAGTTCCCGAAGCGCAAGGAATGGCTGCATTTCAAGCTGCTCAGCTACGCGGAGTGCCTAGCAAATTCTTATACTTCCCAAATGAAGGACATTGGGTGCTAAACCCACAGAACGGGCTTATCTGGCACGATCAATTTTTTGGTTGGTTAGATCAGTGGTTGAAAGATTAA